A portion of the Meriones unguiculatus strain TT.TT164.6M chromosome 11, Bangor_MerUng_6.1, whole genome shotgun sequence genome contains these proteins:
- the Zfp62 gene encoding zinc finger protein 62 homolog isoform X1, giving the protein MSHLKTSMEDEESAKKNENNSNAEAQCPYVENFHKDHMQKSKIGDRSHLVEKKLERPEWKIMKEDKSSIREKLDKSKNTANIKIEQDDEASEKSFYPNADFMYQTIPTEPKSIEQVEHVENINGNLHPTPQQNSTAVKKSHKCDECGKSFKYNSRLVQHKIMHTGEKRYECDDCRGTFRSSSSLRVHKRIHTGEKPYKCDECGKAYMSYSSLINHKSTHSGEKNCKCDECGKSFNYSSVLDQHKRIHTGEKPYECGECGKAFRNSSGLRVHKRIHTGEKPYECDICGKTFSNSSGLRVHKRIHTGEKPYECDECGKAFITCRTLLNHKSIHFGDKPYKCDECEKSFNYSSLLIQHKVIHTGEKPYECDECGKAFRNSSGLIVHKRIHTGEKPYKCDICGKAFSYSSGLAVHKSIHPGKKAHECKECGKSFSYNSLLLQHKTIHTGERPYVCDVCSKTFRNNSGLKVHRRLHTGEKPYKCDVCGKAYISRSSLKNHKGIHMGEKPYKCSYCEKSFNYSSALEQHKRIHTREKPFGCDECGKAFRNNSGLKVHKRIHTGERPYKCEECGKAYISLSSLINHKSVHPGEKPFKCDECEKAFITYRTLLNHKKIHLGEKPYKCDVCEKSFNYTSLLSQHRRVHTREKPFECDRCEKVFRNNSSLKVHKRIHTGEKPYECDVCGKAYISHSSLINHKSTHPGKTPYTCDECGKAFFSSRTLISHKRVHLGEKPFKCVECGKSFSYSSLLSQHKRIHTGEKPYICDWCGKAFRNSSGLTVHKRIHTGEKPYGCDECGKAYISHSSLINHKSVHRGKQPYNCECGKSFNYRSVLDQHKRIHTGKKPYRCNACGKTFNIRSNLTKHKRIHTGEVSLNMANMASHSGTFQEIIYYEGGNALHGTRMQMPMWEAESTKSQRNQIEEQLYEYKNF; this is encoded by the coding sequence TGTCACATTTGAAGACAAGCATGGAGGATGAGGAATCcgctaagaaaaatgaaaataattcaaatgCAGAAGCTCAGTGCCCATATGTGGAAAATTTTCACAAGGATCATATGCAGAAATCTAAGATCGGTGACAGGAGTCACTTGGTAGAGAAGAAATTGGAAAGGCCTGAATGGAAAATAATGAAGGAAGACAAAAGTAGCATCAGAGAAAAGCTTGACAAATCTAAAAACACagcaaatataaaaatagaacagGATGATGAGGCATCGGAGAAAAGTTTCTACCCAAATGCAGATTTCATGTACCAGACTATCCCTACAGAGCCAAAAAGTATTGAGCAAGTTGAACACGTGGAGAACATTAATGGGAACTTGCATCCTACTCCACAGCAGAATTCTACTGCTGTTAAGAAATCACATAAGTGTGATGAGTGTGGCAAATCCTTCAAATACAATTCTCGCCTTGTTCAACATAAAATTATGCACACTGGAGAAAAGCGCTACGAGTGTGATGACTGTAGGGGAACATTTCGTAGCAGTTCCAGCCTTCGAGTCCATAAGCGCATCCATACTGGTGAGAAGCCGTATAAGTGTGATGAATGTGGGAAAGCCTACATGTCCTACTCTAGCCTTATAAACCACAAAAGCACACATTCTGGGGAGAAGAACTGCAAATGTGATGAATGTGGAAAATCCTTCAACTATAGTTCTGTTCTGGATCAGCATAAAAGGatccacactggagagaagccctatgaatgtggtgagtgtggaaaagccttcagGAACAGTTCTGGTCTGCGAGTCCACAAAAGGATCCACACAGgggagaagccctatgaatgtgaTATCTGTGGGAAAACCTTCAGTAATAGCTCTGGCCTGAGGGTCCACAAAAGGATCCATACAggtgagaaaccctatgaatgtgatGAATGTGGGAAGGCATTCATTACCTGCAGGACACTTCTAAATCATAAAAGCATCCACTTTGGCGATAAACCTTATAAATGTGATGAGTGTGAGAAATCTTTCAATTACAGCTCTCTTCTCATTCAACATAAAGTCATccacactggtgagaaaccttatgaatgtgatgAATGTGGGAAGGCCTTTAGGAACAGCTCAGGCCTCATAGTGCATAAAAGGatccacacaggagagaaaccttacaagtgTGATATCTGTGGCAAAGCATTCAGCTATAGTTCAGGCCTTGCAGTTCATAAAAGCATTCATCCTGGGAAGAAAGCCCATGAATGTAAGGAATGTGGCAAGTCCTTTAGTTATAACTCACTACTTCTTCAGCATAAGAccattcatactggagagagaccttatgtgtgtgatgtgtgtagcAAAACATTCAGGAACAATTCAGGCCTCAAAGTCCATCGGAGGCTCCATACTGGGGAAAAACCATATAAGTGTGATGTATGCGGGAAGGCCTATATATCACGCTCAAGCCTTAAAAATCACAAAGGAATCCACATGGGGGAGAAGCCCTATAAATGCAGCTATTGTGAGAAATCCTTCAACTACAGCTCTGCCCTTGAACAACATAAAAGGATTCATACAAGGGAAAAACCCTTTGGGTGTGatgagtgtggaaaagccttcagAAACAATTCAGGCCTTAAAGTACATAAACGAATTCACACAGGGGAGAGACCTTACAAGTGTGAAGAATGTGGGAAAGCCTACATCTCACTCTCAAGCCTTATAAATCATAAAAGTGTACACCCTGGGGAAAAGCCCTTTAAATGTGATGAATGTGAGAAAGCCTTCATCACATACCGAACCCTTCTAAACCACAAAAAAATTCATCTTGGAGAAAAGCCCTACAAATGCGACGTGTGTGAGAAATCTTTTAACTACACCTCACTTCTTTCTCAACACAGAAGAGTCCACACTAGAGAGAAACCCTTTGAATGTGACAGGTGTGAGAAGGTCTTCAGAAACAACTCAAGCCTTAAAGTTcataaaagaatacacactggGGAGAAGCCCTATGAGTGTGACGTGTGTGGAAAAGCCTACATCTCACACTCAAGCCTTATTAATCATAAAAGTACACACCCTGGCAAGACACCGTATACATGTGATGAATGCGGAAAAGCATTTTTCTCAAGCAGAACTCTCATAAGCCATAAGAGAGTCCATCTTGGGGAAAAACCCTTCAAGTGTGTTGAGTGTGGGAAATCATTTAGCTATAGCTCACTTCTTTCTCAGCACAAGAGAATCCACACAGGGGAAAAACCTTATATATGTGATTGGTGTGGGAAGGCATTCAGGAACAGTTCAGGCCTCACAGTGCATAAAAGGATCCATACAGGTGAAAAACCGTATGGATGTGATGAATGTGGAAAGGCATACATTTCACACTCAAGTCTTATCAATCATAAAAGTGTCCACCGTGGAAAGCAGCCCTATAATTGTGAGTGTGGGAAATCTTTCAATTACAGATCTGTCCTTGACCAACACAAAAGGATCCACACTGGAAAGAAGCCATATCGATGTAATGCTTGTGGGAAGACATTTAACATCAGATCAAATCTTACCAAGCATAAAAGAATCCATACTGGAGAGGTATCTTTAAATATGGCAAATATGGCAAGTCATAGTGGCACATTCCAGGAGATAATCTACTATGAGGGAGGAAATGCTCTGCATGGGACCAGGATGCAGATGCCTATGTGGGAGGCAGAGTCTACCAAGTCTCAAAGAAATCAAATAGAGGAACAACTTTATgaatataagaatttttaa
- the Zfp62 gene encoding zinc finger protein 62 homolog isoform X2 has product MEDEESAKKNENNSNAEAQCPYVENFHKDHMQKSKIGDRSHLVEKKLERPEWKIMKEDKSSIREKLDKSKNTANIKIEQDDEASEKSFYPNADFMYQTIPTEPKSIEQVEHVENINGNLHPTPQQNSTAVKKSHKCDECGKSFKYNSRLVQHKIMHTGEKRYECDDCRGTFRSSSSLRVHKRIHTGEKPYKCDECGKAYMSYSSLINHKSTHSGEKNCKCDECGKSFNYSSVLDQHKRIHTGEKPYECGECGKAFRNSSGLRVHKRIHTGEKPYECDICGKTFSNSSGLRVHKRIHTGEKPYECDECGKAFITCRTLLNHKSIHFGDKPYKCDECEKSFNYSSLLIQHKVIHTGEKPYECDECGKAFRNSSGLIVHKRIHTGEKPYKCDICGKAFSYSSGLAVHKSIHPGKKAHECKECGKSFSYNSLLLQHKTIHTGERPYVCDVCSKTFRNNSGLKVHRRLHTGEKPYKCDVCGKAYISRSSLKNHKGIHMGEKPYKCSYCEKSFNYSSALEQHKRIHTREKPFGCDECGKAFRNNSGLKVHKRIHTGERPYKCEECGKAYISLSSLINHKSVHPGEKPFKCDECEKAFITYRTLLNHKKIHLGEKPYKCDVCEKSFNYTSLLSQHRRVHTREKPFECDRCEKVFRNNSSLKVHKRIHTGEKPYECDVCGKAYISHSSLINHKSTHPGKTPYTCDECGKAFFSSRTLISHKRVHLGEKPFKCVECGKSFSYSSLLSQHKRIHTGEKPYICDWCGKAFRNSSGLTVHKRIHTGEKPYGCDECGKAYISHSSLINHKSVHRGKQPYNCECGKSFNYRSVLDQHKRIHTGKKPYRCNACGKTFNIRSNLTKHKRIHTGEVSLNMANMASHSGTFQEIIYYEGGNALHGTRMQMPMWEAESTKSQRNQIEEQLYEYKNF; this is encoded by the coding sequence ATGGAGGATGAGGAATCcgctaagaaaaatgaaaataattcaaatgCAGAAGCTCAGTGCCCATATGTGGAAAATTTTCACAAGGATCATATGCAGAAATCTAAGATCGGTGACAGGAGTCACTTGGTAGAGAAGAAATTGGAAAGGCCTGAATGGAAAATAATGAAGGAAGACAAAAGTAGCATCAGAGAAAAGCTTGACAAATCTAAAAACACagcaaatataaaaatagaacagGATGATGAGGCATCGGAGAAAAGTTTCTACCCAAATGCAGATTTCATGTACCAGACTATCCCTACAGAGCCAAAAAGTATTGAGCAAGTTGAACACGTGGAGAACATTAATGGGAACTTGCATCCTACTCCACAGCAGAATTCTACTGCTGTTAAGAAATCACATAAGTGTGATGAGTGTGGCAAATCCTTCAAATACAATTCTCGCCTTGTTCAACATAAAATTATGCACACTGGAGAAAAGCGCTACGAGTGTGATGACTGTAGGGGAACATTTCGTAGCAGTTCCAGCCTTCGAGTCCATAAGCGCATCCATACTGGTGAGAAGCCGTATAAGTGTGATGAATGTGGGAAAGCCTACATGTCCTACTCTAGCCTTATAAACCACAAAAGCACACATTCTGGGGAGAAGAACTGCAAATGTGATGAATGTGGAAAATCCTTCAACTATAGTTCTGTTCTGGATCAGCATAAAAGGatccacactggagagaagccctatgaatgtggtgagtgtggaaaagccttcagGAACAGTTCTGGTCTGCGAGTCCACAAAAGGATCCACACAGgggagaagccctatgaatgtgaTATCTGTGGGAAAACCTTCAGTAATAGCTCTGGCCTGAGGGTCCACAAAAGGATCCATACAggtgagaaaccctatgaatgtgatGAATGTGGGAAGGCATTCATTACCTGCAGGACACTTCTAAATCATAAAAGCATCCACTTTGGCGATAAACCTTATAAATGTGATGAGTGTGAGAAATCTTTCAATTACAGCTCTCTTCTCATTCAACATAAAGTCATccacactggtgagaaaccttatgaatgtgatgAATGTGGGAAGGCCTTTAGGAACAGCTCAGGCCTCATAGTGCATAAAAGGatccacacaggagagaaaccttacaagtgTGATATCTGTGGCAAAGCATTCAGCTATAGTTCAGGCCTTGCAGTTCATAAAAGCATTCATCCTGGGAAGAAAGCCCATGAATGTAAGGAATGTGGCAAGTCCTTTAGTTATAACTCACTACTTCTTCAGCATAAGAccattcatactggagagagaccttatgtgtgtgatgtgtgtagcAAAACATTCAGGAACAATTCAGGCCTCAAAGTCCATCGGAGGCTCCATACTGGGGAAAAACCATATAAGTGTGATGTATGCGGGAAGGCCTATATATCACGCTCAAGCCTTAAAAATCACAAAGGAATCCACATGGGGGAGAAGCCCTATAAATGCAGCTATTGTGAGAAATCCTTCAACTACAGCTCTGCCCTTGAACAACATAAAAGGATTCATACAAGGGAAAAACCCTTTGGGTGTGatgagtgtggaaaagccttcagAAACAATTCAGGCCTTAAAGTACATAAACGAATTCACACAGGGGAGAGACCTTACAAGTGTGAAGAATGTGGGAAAGCCTACATCTCACTCTCAAGCCTTATAAATCATAAAAGTGTACACCCTGGGGAAAAGCCCTTTAAATGTGATGAATGTGAGAAAGCCTTCATCACATACCGAACCCTTCTAAACCACAAAAAAATTCATCTTGGAGAAAAGCCCTACAAATGCGACGTGTGTGAGAAATCTTTTAACTACACCTCACTTCTTTCTCAACACAGAAGAGTCCACACTAGAGAGAAACCCTTTGAATGTGACAGGTGTGAGAAGGTCTTCAGAAACAACTCAAGCCTTAAAGTTcataaaagaatacacactggGGAGAAGCCCTATGAGTGTGACGTGTGTGGAAAAGCCTACATCTCACACTCAAGCCTTATTAATCATAAAAGTACACACCCTGGCAAGACACCGTATACATGTGATGAATGCGGAAAAGCATTTTTCTCAAGCAGAACTCTCATAAGCCATAAGAGAGTCCATCTTGGGGAAAAACCCTTCAAGTGTGTTGAGTGTGGGAAATCATTTAGCTATAGCTCACTTCTTTCTCAGCACAAGAGAATCCACACAGGGGAAAAACCTTATATATGTGATTGGTGTGGGAAGGCATTCAGGAACAGTTCAGGCCTCACAGTGCATAAAAGGATCCATACAGGTGAAAAACCGTATGGATGTGATGAATGTGGAAAGGCATACATTTCACACTCAAGTCTTATCAATCATAAAAGTGTCCACCGTGGAAAGCAGCCCTATAATTGTGAGTGTGGGAAATCTTTCAATTACAGATCTGTCCTTGACCAACACAAAAGGATCCACACTGGAAAGAAGCCATATCGATGTAATGCTTGTGGGAAGACATTTAACATCAGATCAAATCTTACCAAGCATAAAAGAATCCATACTGGAGAGGTATCTTTAAATATGGCAAATATGGCAAGTCATAGTGGCACATTCCAGGAGATAATCTACTATGAGGGAGGAAATGCTCTGCATGGGACCAGGATGCAGATGCCTATGTGGGAGGCAGAGTCTACCAAGTCTCAAAGAAATCAAATAGAGGAACAACTTTATgaatataagaatttttaa